A segment of the Streptomyces pactum genome:
CACGGCGGCCTGCCCAGCGAGTGGCAGGCCATCCTCGCGATGTGCTCGCCTCCGGGCGGCCTGGCGGTCGCCGAGATCGCGGCGCGCATGCACATCCGCCTCACTCCCATGACGCTTCTTCTCGGCGAACTCGCGGATCGGGGGCTGATCGAGCACCGGCCACCCCTGGAAGGGGCCGAGACAACCAATGTCCACCTGCTCATGAGAATCAGGGACAACCTTGCACGGATATGACACTCCTGCCCAGGAAGCGGACCCCGTCAAGATCCTCATCGCTGGGGGATTCGGCGTCGGCAAGACGACCCTGGTCGAGACGGTCTCCGAGATCGAGCCGTTGCGCACCGAGGAGCGGCTGACGAGCGCGGGCGTCGGCGTCGATGACCTCGACGGCATCGAGTCCAAGGCGGTTACCACCGTCGCGATGGACTTCGGCCGCATCACCCTCACCGACGCACAGGTCGTGCTCTACCTGTTCGGCACACCTGGCCAGGAGCGCTTCTGGTTCATGTGGGACGACCTGCTGAACGGGGCACTCGGGGCGATCGTCCTGGTCGACACACGACGCCTCGACCGCAGTTTCCCGGCCGTCGACTTCTTCGAGAACCGGGGGCTTCCGTTCGTGGTCGCCGCGAACTGTTTCCACGGCGAACAGCCCTACACCGCCCAGGAGATCAGGGCGGCGCTGCATCTGCGTGACCCGAACACCCCCATCCACTTGCTCGATGCCCGCTCCCGTGACGACGCGCGCGGTGCGCTGCTCTCGCTTCTGGACATGCTCATCACCAAAGCCGAGGTCGCGGCGACCGGCTGACTTCGGCCTGCCACGTGGTGGCGTGGAGGTTCACGACCGCGACCGTATACCCGGTCCAGGCCGCCGCCGCGTCGGCCGTCGAGGAATGCCGGCCGGTACCAGCCATCGTCCGTGTACTCGAACCAGCCGTCGTCGTGGAACGCCTCTCGCGACACGGCCCGGACTGAGCTGAGCCGGTTTTCGTAGCGGCCCTGAGACCGGGCATGACTGATCCGGCAGATGAGAAGCACCTCCTGGGAAGTGGTTCCCACCTGATCCGGGCGTTCGGCCCGGCGTCGGAGTGATGATCAAAATGTTCGCCGACGCCCTCATGTCCGCCGAGGCCGACGCTCTCTGCGACACCGAACACGGGCAGGTCAGCGACGAGAGGGTCGACCACCGCAACGGCTATCGCCCACGCGAGTGGGACACCCGCGCCGGCGCCGTCGAGCTCGCCGTCCCCAAGCTGAGGCAGGGCAGCTACTTCCCCCGCCCTGCCCACCGAACTCACCGCGTAGCCTCAAACAGCTCTGCTGCGCCGGATCCCAGATCTGCACCAGCCCCCTCTCTGTGCGCTGAGCACGACCGGCATTCCGTTCAGCTCCGCCGCAACCAGCGATTCGCCGGACGTCGAGCTCAGCTCTCCCCGGAACAGGGGGCTCGTCTGGGACCCAGTCGCCCACCGCGGCGCCCACTCCAGCCTCCGCCCCAACCTTCTCCGGTGTTCCCCCAGCCGGTAACGGGCCGCGTCCACGGCCAGCACCTGGGCCCGTTCGTGTACACACAGATCGCGGTAGAGGTGGGCCGAGGTTCGGTACATCGTGCGTACGTGCTTCGCCTCTCCGCTCCATACACCGTCCATCGCGGCCAGCAACCCGGCCGGTTCCGCATGCACTAGAAACCACGGGTCCTGCAGGAGGTGTTCGAGGTCCCCCGAGGCCGCTGCGTGGCCCGCCAAGTGGGCATGGACGTACGGGTGCGCGCGCTCCCAGTCAGGGCCATCACCGTCGGTCCGCAGCGGCACCGACGCGATCAGCTCAGCTGTCATCCGGAGCTGGTCTTCGCGGCAGCGTCGCGGATCGCGCAAGTGCTCAGCCAGCGCCTCGTGATACAGCCGGAACACCGACCGGTCCTTACCGGCCGGCACCTCCACCACGTACGCCCCCGCCTGCCGCCACAGCCAGTCCACGTCGTCATTGGTGCACTTCTCGCCCGACAGAGCCGCCGCCAGCGGAGCCCACAGCGAATCCCACGGCAGACCGGAGCCCTCCGCATACGCCAGGGGCCGCAGCAGTCGCCGTACCCGCTCCTCGTCCTCACCGTACCGGGCCAGGTACGCGTCGAATGCCTGCCCGACTTTCGAGGGCAGCTCCTCCTCCCAGCCCGGACGAGACAGGTCGGGGGTCAGGTCCCCGTGCAGCAGGGCCCGTACGGTCATCCGGGCGACCAAAAAGGAGCGGTCCGCCCGCCGGGCCACCGCGGCAGCCACGGTCTCCCGGTCCGCCACTGTCAGCCCGCCGGGCATCCCGGCTAGCGTGCGCCGCGCGTAGTGCTCGATGTCGTCGCGGCCGGTGTACGCGTCGGTGTCCAGGTCGATGACCTCGACGGCCCGCCCCAGTTCGGGAATCATCGTCCGCCGGGTGCCGATCAGCAGGCGCAGGTTGTGCAGGACGGACATCGGCCGAAGCAGCTCACGGGCGATGCGCTGCGGTTCCCGCCCGCCGACGGCCGTACCCGCCTCCTCCAAAGCATCGATCAGCACGGTCCGCGGAGCACCCTCGCACTCGGCAAGCCGGGCCAGCAGTTGCGGCGGACTGTCCGCCTCCACGTCCAGCGCGGCGGCAAGCCGGGCGGTGAGCCCCTCCAGGGTGGTGCCGTGTGCGTGCACGGAGACCGTGACCGAAGCGGGTGGCGGCAGCAGATGTGCAGGCGCCTCCGGGTGGTCCGGGCGGGCCAGCGTGAGCAGCCGACCGAGGACGGCCGACTTGCCGGACCCCGGATCTCCGGTCACCACCCGCGCCCGGGCATCGTGGACGGGATCGCGCAGCCAGCTCGCCAGCGTGGTGAGGGCCTGCAAGCGCCCGGTGAACCAGTCACCCGGCTCGCTCGCGTACTCCACACCCCGGCCCCGCGGACCGAAATGCGCGGTCCACTCCCGCTGCGACTCCACGTCTATCGCCTCGTCGGGCAGGCCGCCCCGGTACTTCGGGTTGGGCAAGAACGGCGGGATCGCCCG
Coding sequences within it:
- a CDS encoding DUF742 domain-containing protein, which encodes MADEPRPREGGHRRTRLYALTDGRTEAAHTALTMDTTITAVAVADGHGGLPSEWQAILAMCSPPGGLAVAEIAARMHIRLTPMTLLLGELADRGLIEHRPPLEGAETTNVHLLMRIRDNLARI
- a CDS encoding GTP-binding protein; its protein translation is MHGYDTPAQEADPVKILIAGGFGVGKTTLVETVSEIEPLRTEERLTSAGVGVDDLDGIESKAVTTVAMDFGRITLTDAQVVLYLFGTPGQERFWFMWDDLLNGALGAIVLVDTRRLDRSFPAVDFFENRGLPFVVAANCFHGEQPYTAQEIRAALHLRDPNTPIHLLDARSRDDARGALLSLLDMLITKAEVAATG
- a CDS encoding ATP-binding protein → MTALEAVCAGMAGMRQRYLDIPTVIDQVNDHFQGHRPDQCASYHAVSGRAIPPFLPNPKYRGGLPDEAIDVESQREWTAHFGPRGRGVEYASEPGDWFTGRLQALTTLASWLRDPVHDARARVVTGDPGSGKSAVLGRLLTLARPDHPEAPAHLLPPPASVTVSVHAHGTTLEGLTARLAAALDVEADSPPQLLARLAECEGAPRTVLIDALEEAGTAVGGREPQRIARELLRPMSVLHNLRLLIGTRRTMIPELGRAVEVIDLDTDAYTGRDDIEHYARRTLAGMPGGLTVADRETVAAAVARRADRSFLVARMTVRALLHGDLTPDLSRPGWEEELPSKVGQAFDAYLARYGEDEERVRRLLRPLAYAEGSGLPWDSLWAPLAAALSGEKCTNDDVDWLWRQAGAYVVEVPAGKDRSVFRLYHEALAEHLRDPRRCREDQLRMTAELIASVPLRTDGDGPDWERAHPYVHAHLAGHAAASGDLEHLLQDPWFLVHAEPAGLLAAMDGVWSGEAKHVRTMYRTSAHLYRDLCVHERAQVLAVDAARYRLGEHRRRLGRRLEWAPRWATGSQTSPLFRGELSSTSGESLVAAELNGMPVVLSAQRGGWCRSGIRRSRAV